The following are from one region of the Macaca thibetana thibetana isolate TM-01 chromosome 2, ASM2454274v1, whole genome shotgun sequence genome:
- the DNASE1L3 gene encoding deoxyribonuclease gamma, with protein sequence MSQELAPLLLLLLSIHSALALRICSFNVRSFGESKQEDQNAMDVIVKVIKRCDIMLLMEIKDSNNRICPVLMEKLNGNSRRGITYNYVISSRLGRNTYKEQYAFLYKEKLVSVKRSYHYHDYQDGDVDVFSREPFVVWFQSPHTAVKDFVIIPLHTTPETSVKEIDELVDVYMDVKHRWKAENFIFMGDFNAGCSYVPKKAWKNIRLRTDPRFVWLIGDQEDTTVKRSTKCAYDRIVLRGQEIVSSVVPKSNSVFDFQKAYKLTEEEALDVSDHFPVEFKLQSSRAFTNSKKSVTVRKKTKSKRS encoded by the exons ATGTCACAGGAGCTGGCCCCactgctgcttctcctcctctccatccACAGTGCCCTGGCCCTGAGGATCTGCTCCTTCAACGTCAGGTCCTTTGGGGAAAGCAAGCAGGAAGACCAGAACGCAATGGATGTCATTGTGAAG GTCATCAAACGCTGTGACATTATGCTCCTGATGGAAATCAAGGATAGCAACAACAGGATCTGCCCCGTACTGATGGAGAAGCTGAACGG AAATTCAAGGAGAGGCATAACGTACAACTACGTGATTAGCTCTCGGCTTGGAAGAAACACATATAAAGAACAATATGCCTTTCTCTACAA ggaAAAGCTGGTATCTGTGAAGAGGAGCTATCACTACCATGACTATCAGGATGGAGACGTAGATGTGTTTTCCAGGGAGCCCTTTGTGGTCTGGTTCCAGTCGCCCCACACTG CTGTCAAAGACTTCGTGATTATCCCCCTGCACACCACCCCAGAGACATCCGTTAAAGAGATCGACGAGTTGGTTGACGTCTACATGGACGTGAAACACcgctggaaggcagag aatttcattttcatgGGTGACTTCAATGCTGGCTGCAGCTACGTCCCCAAGAAGGCCTGGAAGAACATCCGCTTGAGGACCGACCCCAGGTTCGTTTGGCTGATCGGGGACCAAGAGGATACCACGGTGAAGAGGAGCACCAAGTGTGCATATGACAG GATTGTGCTTAGAGGACAAGAAATCGTCAGTTCTGTTGTTCCCAAGTCAAACAGTGTTTTTGACTTCCAGAAAGCttacaagctgactgaagaggaG GCCCTGGATGTCAGTGACCACTTTCCAGTTGAATTTAAACTACAGTCTTCAAGGGCCTTCACCAACAGCAAAAAATCTGTCACtgtaaggaagaaaacaaagagcaaacGCTCCTAG